One genomic segment of Natrononativus amylolyticus includes these proteins:
- the gltB gene encoding glutamate synthase large subunit has translation MSQPHEEAALERKRGLADPTDARSNCGVGVVMDLGGDGGHDVVADGLVLLENLEHRGTTGAEPNTGDGAGIMLQTPDAFFRAVLDVSLPDRYAVGSLFFPRDDDVRARLVALVEETLADYDLEVYAWRPVPTNDAGLGETALASEPAVRQCFVTAADDPSRETFDRRLYVARRALETAVETREVDAERFYVCSLDSRTVVYKGLLTGEQLSSYYPDLTDDRVESTFVMVHERFSTNTLGAWHLAHPHRTVIHNGEFNTVRGNVNWMRARETDLESDVLPDLEAIKPVIDDPDQSDTASVDNALELLLRDGRDLAHALRMLVPEAWREDESMPPERRAFYDFHASLLEPWDGPALVAATDGERVGAVLDRNGLRPCRYDVTTDDRLVLASEAGALEIPPERIAERGRLEPGQLFLADPTEGRVIPDDEVFEGLADDRYEAWVAREQVRLEDVTPAAPPRHETGDLRSRQAAFGYTHDELDNVLEPMARKGKDPVGSMGDDTPLSVLTAFNRPLFSYFKQLFAQVTNPPIDYIREELVTSLESRLGYQRNLLGESPAHARQLVCESPILTDAELAGIRDCTANGITAATVDITYETGSEGGVAASGAALEAAIERVREDVVAAIEAGHDVVILSDRAVDADRLAVPSLLATGAVHHHLVRNGLRNHAGLVLESGDPRTVHHVATLIGYGADAVDPYLAYETIADLVAGPDGADTDEAIDAYVGALEDGLLKVMAKMGISTVESYRGAQIFEAVGLDSDLVEEYFEGTENRTEGIGLLEIEADMRERHDTAFGDEEAGLERQGEFEHRSGGLSHQWNPQTVGTLQQAVRSGEYDRYLEFAGLINDQSQELQTLRGLLEFDSDREPVPLEDVEPVADIVERFSTAAMSLGSLSPEAHENNSIAMNRLGGKSNSGEGGEPPERFGTERECTVKQVASGRFGVTSTYLASADELQIKMAQGSKPGEGGHLPGEKVNEMIAHVRKSTPGVGLISPPPQHDIYSIEDLKQLIFDLKAANEEADVNVKLVSEAGIGTIAAGVAKANADVVHVSGHSGGTGASPRTSIKNAGLPWELGLAETNQMLCATGLRDRIRVSADGGMKTGRDVAVAALLGAEEYVFGTASLVTSGCVMARQCHKNTCPVGVATQREDLRKRFPGEPEHVINYMTFIARELREIMAELGFETVDEMIGRVEVLAQREDVDHPKARRVDLSAVLVEPAGDVRTKVCEQDHGLEDHLDRKLLRAGADAIENRCPKTLSTTVSNVDRAVGTMLSNRVTSRYGEAGLPDDTLAVDLEGTAGQSFGAFLASGLSLHLEGGANDHVGKGLSGGKITVRTPEAAGYEPTQNVAIGNVALYGATGGECYVNGVAGERFAVRNSGAAAVVEGVGDHGCEYMTGGVVAVLGETGTNFAAGMSGGVAYVFDPEDALERRANTGLVSLHEDLDEADEALLRRLVENHVAYTGSARGEELLERWERSLESFVKVMPEAYHRAITEDGQNDVRQRLPESAEAAAGASAAEYAVGDD, from the coding sequence ATGTCACAGCCACACGAGGAGGCTGCGCTCGAGCGCAAGCGTGGACTCGCGGACCCCACGGACGCGCGATCGAACTGCGGCGTCGGGGTCGTCATGGACCTCGGCGGCGACGGCGGCCACGACGTGGTCGCCGACGGCCTCGTACTGCTCGAAAACCTCGAACACCGCGGCACTACCGGCGCCGAACCGAACACCGGCGACGGCGCGGGAATCATGCTGCAGACGCCGGACGCTTTCTTCCGCGCCGTTCTCGACGTCTCGCTTCCCGACCGCTACGCGGTCGGCTCGCTGTTCTTCCCGCGTGACGACGACGTCCGCGCTCGGCTCGTCGCGCTCGTCGAGGAGACGCTCGCCGACTACGACCTCGAGGTGTACGCCTGGCGCCCGGTGCCGACGAACGACGCGGGACTCGGCGAGACGGCGCTCGCGTCCGAACCCGCCGTCCGCCAGTGTTTCGTAACCGCCGCGGACGACCCCTCGCGCGAGACGTTCGACCGGCGGCTCTACGTCGCCCGCCGGGCGCTCGAGACCGCAGTCGAGACACGGGAGGTCGACGCCGAGCGGTTCTACGTCTGCTCGCTCGACTCGCGGACGGTCGTCTACAAGGGGCTGCTCACGGGCGAGCAGCTCTCGTCGTACTACCCCGACCTGACCGACGACCGGGTCGAGTCGACGTTCGTCATGGTCCACGAGCGGTTCTCGACGAACACCCTCGGCGCGTGGCACCTCGCACACCCCCACCGGACGGTCATCCACAACGGCGAGTTCAACACCGTCCGCGGGAACGTCAACTGGATGCGCGCCCGGGAGACGGACCTCGAGAGCGACGTCCTCCCGGATCTCGAGGCGATCAAGCCCGTGATCGACGACCCCGACCAGTCCGACACCGCCAGCGTCGACAACGCCCTCGAGTTACTGTTACGGGACGGCCGCGACCTGGCGCACGCGCTGCGGATGCTCGTTCCCGAGGCCTGGCGAGAGGACGAGTCGATGCCGCCCGAGCGGCGGGCGTTTTACGACTTTCACGCCTCGCTGCTCGAGCCCTGGGACGGCCCCGCACTCGTCGCCGCCACCGACGGCGAGCGCGTCGGCGCGGTGTTGGACCGCAACGGCCTGCGCCCCTGCCGGTACGACGTGACGACCGACGACCGCCTCGTGCTCGCGAGCGAGGCCGGCGCACTCGAGATTCCGCCCGAGCGGATCGCCGAGCGCGGCCGACTCGAGCCGGGACAGCTGTTCCTGGCCGACCCGACCGAGGGACGAGTGATCCCCGACGACGAGGTGTTCGAGGGCCTCGCCGACGACCGCTACGAGGCGTGGGTCGCCCGCGAGCAGGTCCGCCTCGAGGACGTCACGCCCGCGGCTCCGCCGCGCCACGAGACGGGCGACCTCCGCAGCCGGCAGGCCGCCTTCGGCTACACCCACGACGAACTCGACAACGTACTCGAGCCGATGGCCCGGAAGGGGAAAGACCCCGTCGGCTCGATGGGCGACGACACGCCGCTATCCGTCCTGACGGCGTTCAACCGACCGCTGTTCTCGTACTTCAAACAGCTGTTCGCCCAGGTCACCAACCCGCCGATCGACTACATCCGCGAGGAGCTCGTGACGAGCCTCGAGTCCCGCCTGGGCTATCAGCGAAACCTCCTCGGGGAGTCGCCGGCGCACGCCCGCCAGCTCGTCTGTGAATCGCCGATCCTGACCGACGCCGAACTCGCCGGGATCCGCGACTGTACGGCGAACGGGATCACCGCGGCCACGGTCGACATCACCTACGAAACCGGCAGCGAGGGCGGCGTCGCTGCCTCGGGCGCGGCCCTCGAGGCAGCGATCGAACGCGTCCGCGAGGACGTCGTCGCCGCCATCGAGGCCGGCCACGACGTCGTGATCCTCTCGGACCGCGCCGTCGACGCGGATCGGCTGGCGGTTCCCAGCCTGCTCGCGACGGGTGCGGTCCACCACCACCTCGTCCGAAACGGCCTGCGAAACCACGCGGGACTCGTCCTCGAGTCGGGCGATCCGCGAACGGTCCACCACGTGGCCACGCTGATCGGCTACGGCGCCGACGCGGTCGACCCGTACCTCGCCTACGAGACGATCGCGGACCTCGTCGCGGGTCCCGACGGCGCCGACACCGACGAGGCGATCGACGCCTACGTCGGCGCCCTCGAGGACGGCCTGCTGAAGGTCATGGCGAAGATGGGGATCTCGACGGTCGAGAGCTACCGGGGCGCCCAGATCTTCGAGGCGGTCGGGCTCGATAGCGACCTGGTCGAGGAGTACTTCGAGGGGACCGAGAACCGCACGGAGGGGATCGGCCTCCTCGAGATCGAGGCAGACATGCGCGAGCGCCACGACACCGCGTTCGGCGACGAGGAGGCGGGCCTCGAGCGCCAGGGCGAGTTCGAACACCGCTCGGGAGGGCTCTCCCACCAGTGGAACCCCCAGACCGTCGGCACCCTCCAGCAGGCGGTTCGGTCGGGCGAGTACGATCGCTACCTCGAGTTCGCCGGGCTGATCAACGACCAGAGTCAGGAGCTGCAGACGCTACGGGGGCTCCTCGAGTTCGACTCCGATCGGGAGCCGGTTCCGCTCGAGGACGTCGAACCGGTCGCCGACATCGTCGAGCGGTTCTCGACGGCCGCGATGAGCCTCGGCTCGCTGTCGCCGGAGGCCCACGAGAACAACTCGATCGCGATGAACCGCCTGGGCGGAAAGTCGAACTCCGGCGAGGGCGGCGAGCCGCCCGAGCGGTTCGGCACCGAGCGCGAGTGCACCGTCAAACAGGTCGCGAGCGGCCGGTTCGGCGTCACCTCGACGTACCTCGCGAGCGCCGACGAGCTCCAGATCAAGATGGCCCAGGGCTCGAAACCCGGCGAGGGCGGCCACCTCCCCGGCGAGAAGGTCAACGAGATGATCGCCCACGTCCGCAAGTCGACTCCCGGCGTCGGCCTCATCTCCCCGCCCCCGCAGCACGACATCTACTCGATCGAGGACCTCAAGCAGCTAATCTTCGACCTGAAGGCGGCCAACGAGGAGGCCGACGTCAACGTCAAGCTGGTCAGCGAGGCCGGGATCGGCACCATCGCCGCCGGCGTCGCGAAGGCGAACGCCGACGTGGTTCACGTCTCGGGACACTCCGGGGGCACCGGCGCCTCGCCGAGAACCTCGATCAAGAACGCGGGTCTCCCGTGGGAACTCGGCCTGGCAGAGACGAACCAGATGCTCTGTGCGACCGGGCTCCGGGATCGCATCCGCGTCTCCGCCGACGGCGGGATGAAGACCGGCCGCGACGTCGCCGTCGCCGCCCTCCTCGGTGCGGAAGAGTACGTCTTCGGCACCGCGTCGCTCGTGACCTCGGGCTGTGTCATGGCTCGCCAGTGTCACAAGAACACCTGCCCGGTCGGCGTTGCCACCCAGCGCGAGGACCTCCGCAAGCGGTTCCCCGGCGAACCCGAGCACGTCATCAACTACATGACGTTCATCGCCCGGGAGCTGCGCGAGATCATGGCCGAGTTAGGGTTCGAGACGGTCGACGAGATGATCGGTCGCGTCGAGGTCCTCGCCCAGCGCGAGGACGTCGACCACCCGAAGGCCCGCCGCGTCGACCTCTCGGCTGTGCTCGTCGAGCCCGCGGGCGACGTCCGAACGAAGGTCTGCGAGCAGGATCACGGGCTCGAGGATCACCTCGACCGGAAACTGCTCCGGGCGGGGGCAGACGCGATCGAAAACCGGTGCCCGAAGACGCTCTCGACGACCGTCTCGAACGTCGACCGCGCGGTCGGGACGATGCTCTCGAACCGGGTCACCAGCCGATACGGCGAAGCCGGTCTCCCCGACGACACGCTCGCGGTCGACCTCGAGGGAACCGCCGGGCAGAGCTTCGGCGCGTTCCTCGCGAGCGGCCTCTCGCTGCACCTCGAGGGGGGCGCGAACGACCACGTCGGCAAGGGGCTCTCGGGCGGGAAGATCACCGTCCGAACCCCGGAGGCGGCCGGCTACGAGCCGACCCAGAACGTCGCCATCGGCAACGTCGCCCTCTACGGGGCGACCGGCGGGGAGTGCTACGTCAACGGCGTCGCCGGCGAACGGTTCGCGGTCCGCAACTCGGGTGCCGCGGCCGTCGTCGAGGGCGTCGGCGACCACGGCTGCGAGTACATGACCGGCGGCGTCGTCGCCGTTCTCGGCGAGACGGGGACGAACTTCGCCGCGGGGATGTCCGGCGGCGTCGCCTACGTGTTCGATCCCGAGGACGCCCTCGAGCGTCGGGCGAACACCGGACTCGTCTCGCTTCACGAGGACCTGGACGAGGCCGACGAGGCGCTGCTCCGCCGACTCGTCGAGAACCACGTCGCGTACACGGGTTCCGCGCGCGGCGAGGAACTGCTCGAGCGCTGGGAGCGGAGCCTCGAGTCGTTCGTGAAGGTGATGCCCGAGGCGTACCACCGCGCGATCACCGAGGACGGGCAGAACGACGTCCGCCAGCGGCTGCCGGAGAGCGCCGAGGCCGCGGCCGGGGCGAGCGCGGCGGAGTACGCCGTGGGCGACGACTGA